A section of the Babylonia areolata isolate BAREFJ2019XMU chromosome 1, ASM4173473v1, whole genome shotgun sequence genome encodes:
- the LOC143292304 gene encoding coiled-coil domain-containing protein 154-like isoform X2, with product MRVLESRLGVTEKSNRSLLEEVCRLQNELRMTVTRNEQAIYDEKQARMQLDTSLHKVNDLISQLTKRVSGAEDKLLEEKTALSSLVSHTKGVEKAILASQEDMQSGKDNHRNKLLDLQSKIVETQRAKEQLEKIVYSISDEMRVVRNKMEGQQADFNTVITDLRLRSRRLEEENKLQLSTLRKQGDIQSHTEQNTSFLRGQVESRLSELRDVILDLRARQDAEINERRTLEQLLQQKVSELNMGLGEQNRKREEAVHAMDMAQKERERAAETEKLRLQSKLSENIEEMNKRLLNKEVKLREEIQEKYQQQEKALQREREKHTENEQKLRDENETKWAALRKQLEEEVRVLKEEVKNNQGVRKETVQKLDQSISLLDKQLQEQKRQADKLMAAEIKSRKEHEQQTAESVQHVEEKIQVATSTLQQAISAVTEQLSKHDSKLLEEMKEMISTSEQGTTRAVADMDACLQSMKQKVATLQQLLDDRVTEGTATLAQGLREQVVSISMWQDVTSQTMKDMEQNMQKMPEDINAIEEKQELLKAEMDSRISSEAESRIRDIENLKKEIAELGKSEQPEAADQTRTAGGTGISAEAG from the exons ATGCGCGTCCTGGAAAGTCGCCTCGGTGTGACTGAAAAGTCCAACCGAAGTCTGCTGGAAGAGGTTTGTCGACTCCAGAATGAGCTTCGGATGACAGTGACTCGCAATGAGCAGGCCATCTACGATGAGAAACAAGCACGTATGCAGCTTGACACGTCGTTGCACAAGGTCAATGACTTGATCTCACAGCTGACAAAGCGTGTTTCGGGTGCGGAGGATAAACTGCTGGAAGAGAAGACAGCGCTGTCATCACTGGTGAGCCACACGAAGGGAGTGGAGAAAGCCATCTTGGCCAGTCAGGAGGACATGCAAAGTGGGAAGGATAATCACAGGAACAA ACTGCTGGACCTGCAGTCCAAAATTGTGGAGACGCAGAGAGCCAAGGAGCAGCTTGAGAAGATTGTGTACAGCATTTCAGATGAGATGCGTGTCGTTCGAAACAAGATGGAAGGTCAGCAGGCTGACTTCAACACCGTCATCACTGATTTGCGTCTGCGTTCTCGGCGCCTTGAGGAAGAAAATAAGTTACAG CTCAGCACTCTTCGGAAACAAGgcgacatacagtcacacacagagcagaatacCTCTTTCTTGCGTGGACAGGTGGAATCCAG ACTATCAGAGCTGCGGGATGTTATCCTGGACCTGCGGGCCAGACAGGATGCGGAGATCAACGAACGCAGAACCCTGGAGCAGCTTCTGCAGCAGAA AGTCAGCGAGCTGAACATGGGGCTGGGGGAGCAGAACCGCAAGCGGGAGGAGGCGGTGCACGCCATGGACATGGCGCAGAAGGAGAGGGAGCGGGCAGCGGAGACGGAGAAACTGCGGCTGCAGAGCAAGCTGTCGGAGAACATCGAGGAGATGAACAAACGCCTCCTCAACAAGGAGGTCAAGCTGCGTGAGGAGATCCAGGAGAAATACCAGCAGCAGGAGAAG GCACTTCAGCGGGAGAGGGAAAAACACACCGAGAATGAGCAGAAGCTGCGAGATGAGAACGAGACCAAATGGGCAGCGCTGAGGAAGCAGCTGGAGGAGGAGGTCAGAGTGCTGAAGGAGGAAGTGAAGAACAACCAGGGTGTCAGAAAGGAGACGGTACAGAAACTGGACCAGTCCATCTCTCTGCTGGATAAACAGCTGCAGGAACAGAAACGGCAAGCGGACAAGCTGATGGCTGCTGAAATCAAGTCTAG AAAGGAGCATGAGCAGCAGACAGCGGAGAGTGTTCAGCATGTGGAGGAGAAGATCCAGGTGGCCACGTCCACCCTGCAACAGGCCATCAGTGCTGTCACCGAGCAGCTCTCCAAACATGACAGCAAG CTGCTTGAGGAGATGAAGGAGATGATCAGCACCTCGGAGCAGGGCACAACACGGGCCGTGGCTGACATGGACGCCTGTCTGCAGAGCATGAAACAGAAAGTGGCCACCCTGCAACAGCTGCTGGATGATCGCGTCACAGAA GGTACAGCAACGCTTGCCCAGGGCCTCAGAGAACAGGTGGTCTCCATCTCAATGTGGCAAGATGTCACCAGTCAGACCATGAAGGACATGGAGCAAAACATGCAGAAAATGCCGGAAGAT ATTAATGCCATTGAAGAGAAACAGGAACTTCTGAAAGCGGAGATGGACTCTCGGATCTCTTCTGAAGCAGAGAGCAG AATCCGTGACATAGAGAATCTGAAGAAGGAGATTGCAGAGCTGGGCAAGAGTGAACAGCCAGAAGCTGCCGACCAAACAAGAACTGCAGGAG GTACAGGCATCAGTGCGGAAGCTGGCTGA
- the LOC143292304 gene encoding coiled-coil domain-containing protein 154-like isoform X1 has protein sequence MASRLSYPYATDLDVKKKGSPKGSRSTVTQLPAVPSATPPPGPEPQNIVPNGLAGGRNSPAGIRATAEALDSEVKMRVLESRLGVTEKSNRSLLEEVCRLQNELRMTVTRNEQAIYDEKQARMQLDTSLHKVNDLISQLTKRVSGAEDKLLEEKTALSSLVSHTKGVEKAILASQEDMQSGKDNHRNKLLDLQSKIVETQRAKEQLEKIVYSISDEMRVVRNKMEGQQADFNTVITDLRLRSRRLEEENKLQLSTLRKQGDIQSHTEQNTSFLRGQVESRLSELRDVILDLRARQDAEINERRTLEQLLQQKVSELNMGLGEQNRKREEAVHAMDMAQKERERAAETEKLRLQSKLSENIEEMNKRLLNKEVKLREEIQEKYQQQEKALQREREKHTENEQKLRDENETKWAALRKQLEEEVRVLKEEVKNNQGVRKETVQKLDQSISLLDKQLQEQKRQADKLMAAEIKSRKEHEQQTAESVQHVEEKIQVATSTLQQAISAVTEQLSKHDSKLLEEMKEMISTSEQGTTRAVADMDACLQSMKQKVATLQQLLDDRVTEGTATLAQGLREQVVSISMWQDVTSQTMKDMEQNMQKMPEDINAIEEKQELLKAEMDSRISSEAESRIRDIENLKKEIAELGKSEQPEAADQTRTAGGTGISAEAG, from the exons ATGGCCTCTCGGTTGAGTTATCCTTATGCTACAGATCTGGATGTGAAGAAGAA AGGCTCCCCCAAAGGATCAAGAAGCACAGTAACTCAGCTCCCGGCTGTTCCCAGTGCCACCCCTCCCCCTGGACCCGAACCCCAGAACATTGTGCCCAACGGTTTAGCAGGAGGCAGGAACAGTCCAGCTGGCATCCGTGCCACCGCCGAAGCTCTGGATTCCGAGGTCAAAATGCGCGTCCTGGAAAGTCGCCTCGGTGTGACTGAAAAGTCCAACCGAAGTCTGCTGGAAGAGGTTTGTCGACTCCAGAATGAGCTTCGGATGACAGTGACTCGCAATGAGCAGGCCATCTACGATGAGAAACAAGCACGTATGCAGCTTGACACGTCGTTGCACAAGGTCAATGACTTGATCTCACAGCTGACAAAGCGTGTTTCGGGTGCGGAGGATAAACTGCTGGAAGAGAAGACAGCGCTGTCATCACTGGTGAGCCACACGAAGGGAGTGGAGAAAGCCATCTTGGCCAGTCAGGAGGACATGCAAAGTGGGAAGGATAATCACAGGAACAA ACTGCTGGACCTGCAGTCCAAAATTGTGGAGACGCAGAGAGCCAAGGAGCAGCTTGAGAAGATTGTGTACAGCATTTCAGATGAGATGCGTGTCGTTCGAAACAAGATGGAAGGTCAGCAGGCTGACTTCAACACCGTCATCACTGATTTGCGTCTGCGTTCTCGGCGCCTTGAGGAAGAAAATAAGTTACAG CTCAGCACTCTTCGGAAACAAGgcgacatacagtcacacacagagcagaatacCTCTTTCTTGCGTGGACAGGTGGAATCCAG ACTATCAGAGCTGCGGGATGTTATCCTGGACCTGCGGGCCAGACAGGATGCGGAGATCAACGAACGCAGAACCCTGGAGCAGCTTCTGCAGCAGAA AGTCAGCGAGCTGAACATGGGGCTGGGGGAGCAGAACCGCAAGCGGGAGGAGGCGGTGCACGCCATGGACATGGCGCAGAAGGAGAGGGAGCGGGCAGCGGAGACGGAGAAACTGCGGCTGCAGAGCAAGCTGTCGGAGAACATCGAGGAGATGAACAAACGCCTCCTCAACAAGGAGGTCAAGCTGCGTGAGGAGATCCAGGAGAAATACCAGCAGCAGGAGAAG GCACTTCAGCGGGAGAGGGAAAAACACACCGAGAATGAGCAGAAGCTGCGAGATGAGAACGAGACCAAATGGGCAGCGCTGAGGAAGCAGCTGGAGGAGGAGGTCAGAGTGCTGAAGGAGGAAGTGAAGAACAACCAGGGTGTCAGAAAGGAGACGGTACAGAAACTGGACCAGTCCATCTCTCTGCTGGATAAACAGCTGCAGGAACAGAAACGGCAAGCGGACAAGCTGATGGCTGCTGAAATCAAGTCTAG AAAGGAGCATGAGCAGCAGACAGCGGAGAGTGTTCAGCATGTGGAGGAGAAGATCCAGGTGGCCACGTCCACCCTGCAACAGGCCATCAGTGCTGTCACCGAGCAGCTCTCCAAACATGACAGCAAG CTGCTTGAGGAGATGAAGGAGATGATCAGCACCTCGGAGCAGGGCACAACACGGGCCGTGGCTGACATGGACGCCTGTCTGCAGAGCATGAAACAGAAAGTGGCCACCCTGCAACAGCTGCTGGATGATCGCGTCACAGAA GGTACAGCAACGCTTGCCCAGGGCCTCAGAGAACAGGTGGTCTCCATCTCAATGTGGCAAGATGTCACCAGTCAGACCATGAAGGACATGGAGCAAAACATGCAGAAAATGCCGGAAGAT ATTAATGCCATTGAAGAGAAACAGGAACTTCTGAAAGCGGAGATGGACTCTCGGATCTCTTCTGAAGCAGAGAGCAG AATCCGTGACATAGAGAATCTGAAGAAGGAGATTGCAGAGCTGGGCAAGAGTGAACAGCCAGAAGCTGCCGACCAAACAAGAACTGCAGGAG GTACAGGCATCAGTGCGGAAGCTGGCTGA